The Pseudonocardia broussonetiae DNA segment GGAGCGGCTCGACGCGGGGCGCCCGCCGCCGCCGGAGCGGCGGGGACGCGAGCTCGCCGACGAGAAGTCCGCACGGCGAGAAGAGCTGGGGGAAGACAAGAAAGGAAACCTCCGGGACGTGGCACGTCAGCACGGAGAGGCAGCGCCGAGATGGCGGCGGCTGAGATCTCGAGGGACGAGCCCGGGCGCAGACGTTGCGCCCTGAATGGGGTGGTGCGGGTGCGCCCGGCGAAGGGGAAGGACCGTGGTCGGGCCGGGCGCTCGTGATCGAGTCTAGCGGGCCGGCCCGACCACGTCTCACCACTCCGGCTGTGACGTTGCCGCACCCGCCGCCACCAGCAGCTCCGGCAGCAGCGTTCCGGGCTGCCCGACCTCCGGCGGGAGGCCCCGCGCGGTGAACCACTCGCCGATCCGCTCCACGTCCCGCGCCAGGAACTGCGGCCCCTGCGGGTTGGCGACCACGTCCACGACCTGCGGGAGGTCGATGAGCACCAGCCGCGGCGAGCGGTCGGGCCCGCGGTGGACGAGGACGTTGTAGGCGGACAGGTCGCCGTGGGTCAGCCCGCGGCGGGCCAGCCCGAGCAGGGCGTCGACGAGCTGGTGCCAGAGATCACACAGCTCGTCGCGGTCGGGACGGCACTGCGCGAGCCGCGGCGCGGCGGTGCCGTCGGCGTCGCCCACGAACTCCATGAGGAGCTCGGTCCCGGTGCACTGCACCGGGTAGGGCACGGGCACGCCGTCGGACCACAGCCGCGACAGCGCCGCGAACTCCGCGCCCGCCCACTGCCCGGCGAGCAGGTCGCGGCCGAACGCGGTGCGGTGGGACATGGCGCGCATCTCCCGGGAGCGCCGCACGCGGCGGCCCTCCAGGTAGCCCGCGTCGCGGTGGAACATGCGGTGCTCGGCCGTGCGGTAGCGCTTGACGGCCATGAGCGCGCGGCGGTCGGTGCCGGGCACCGCGCGCTCGAGCAGGCCGACGTCGGCCTCCTTGCCCGACTTCAGCGCGCCGAGCTCGGTGTCGACGGCGGCGTGGTCGGTGACGACCCAGTCCGGGCGGGGCTCGGGGCCGTGGTCGGCCCCGTCCCAGGTGGACCAGCGGTCGCCCTCGGGCGGGCCGTCGGGATCGGCGCCGCCGCGCTCGTCGAGCGCGGACAGGTCGATCCGCGCGCGGCCGCGCGGGCGGGGTTCGTCGTCGTCGAAGCGACGGCGCTTGCGGGTGGGCTCGTAGTGCTGGGACAACGGGGGTTCTCCTGGTGAGGGCGCCCCGGGGTCAGCAGGTCAGCGCGGACCGGGGGCGGAGGGGGGACGGGCTCGCGGCACGTCCGTGACAGCGATGGACACGACGCACCTCCCTCTCCTCGGCCACCACCCGGCCACCCGGCCGGTCGACGCAGACCCTCCCGCAGCCGGTCTGCCGGCCACAACCGGTTTTCCCGCGGTGGTCGGCCGGGGACTGGCGTGGAGGCGGGGCACTCGCGCGGCAAGGCCGTGGTCGAGGTCGCCCGAGGACGGTCAGCCGGCGCAGAGCGCGA contains these protein-coding regions:
- a CDS encoding serine protein kinase RIO produces the protein MSQHYEPTRKRRRFDDDEPRPRGRARIDLSALDERGGADPDGPPEGDRWSTWDGADHGPEPRPDWVVTDHAAVDTELGALKSGKEADVGLLERAVPGTDRRALMAVKRYRTAEHRMFHRDAGYLEGRRVRRSREMRAMSHRTAFGRDLLAGQWAGAEFAALSRLWSDGVPVPYPVQCTGTELLMEFVGDADGTAAPRLAQCRPDRDELCDLWHQLVDALLGLARRGLTHGDLSAYNVLVHRGPDRSPRLVLIDLPQVVDVVANPQGPQFLARDVERIGEWFTARGLPPEVGQPGTLLPELLVAAGAATSQPEW